AAGTACTATTCTCCCTCATCACTCATCCATCGGCTCCAAGGTACTCTACACAATTGAGTTTCATCTGCCTTTCTTTTTCGCTTTATGCGTACGACattgatatttcatttattggtCATCATCGTCAACAATTTACTTCACATCACGCATGCCTTTCAGGTGCCTCAGGTCTTTACTAAGTTCCTCACTAGGGGATAGTTATCTTAGTTGGCTTTATAAAGCAGAGCAGTCGATGTTCGATtctttcttgaaatatttatattaatgcaTTAAACAGAGTCGTTATTGTAACTATCTCAGATGCGATGATTAAGACAGAAGAGGAGTCTGAGGCCCTGCACCGGCAGCTCCTTGATAGAGAAGTCGATCTTTCAGCCTTTGTACAGAAATACAAGAAGATGAGGCATACTTATCATAAACGCACTCTTACCCACCTCGCCGCGAAGACTTGTGCAACCAGCTGAGCAAACGCTTCGTTTAGGAAGGTGTACACAATTGTTCTATTATTGTAATATAATTGCTGTTTTCCTATGAATTTTAAATGGTGCAAACAGACTTATTAATAGTTGAAagaatttggaatttgatCTATTGTATCTGCCAAATAGTCtgtaaaattggatattgaaCTTGGTACATAATCATAATAAGATGATTTGAAAGATCAtgattataaaagaaaaacatgattaaatacATTAGTAGTTGTTCTGTTCGGAATCATCTTGATCATTTGTATCAGGATCATCGCACATGGGAGTGGTGTAGTAGAACGAGCCAAGCGCGTATTTAAGAATGTCCCTGTACACGACATTGGGGCGGTGGAGCTTGACCCCAGTCTTGCCACCGGCGAAGTTGGTTGCCACGTTGCAGACAGGGTCCGGCGACGACACAAGCCTCACATAGCAGTTTTGCGGGTTCAACTTCTTTCCgtttacatatttattacAAGCAACGTCGAAGTTTCCGGCTTCGTCGGTCAAGTCACTGGCGTATTGCACCACCCTGCTCCTCTCGTCCAAGCACGTCACCGACACTTTGGACCCTACAATCAAAACACacatacattttattttctaattttgttttgtgagttaacgaagaaagtgaaaaaagtagagatgattTTGTTTCCCATTTAAGAAACATTCCATTTTTAATGTACCTTGGATGGGGTTGGCGCCATTGACCCATTCATTCCACCCCTCGCCGCACTCCTGGCAGAGCACGCTTCCAGTGACGTGGAAGATGTCGCACTCCGGGGTcgcggtggtggtggcggtggcCAGGAGTAGCAGGGCTGCTGCGACTGTGAAGAGAATGTGTGCTCCCATTTTTATGCTTTTGCTTATACTTGTGTTGTTGGAATGAATGAATAAATTGGAGTGAATTGTGttgtgcatatatatatatatataatagagTGAGTAGAAGAATCGTCGTCGTATATCTTGTGGGAAGGCACTAACTATGACGTGCTTCCCATAAACTTGTTTCTTGACTATAGTTTATAATTCATAGGCACtgcattaattaatactactaattcaTAAACCCTCCTTAATCATATGAATGGATAGTCAAACCTCTGTATTTATATTACGAGACAACATTTTTCTATGTGCAGTTAAGATATCAATTTTGatctataatatttgaaactaTTTCTTGAAGACGATTAACTTTAATAtaatacttttttactatttcaaatttttttgaaatactcTCAAATCTATTAAGGgtattttaatctatttattctcttttttttataaaaatatttaatttatctcttAATTTGTTTAGGCCCTTTGTTAaaagagagatggaaaaaattgggaagaaaagag
The Salvia hispanica cultivar TCC Black 2014 unplaced genomic scaffold, UniMelb_Shisp_WGS_1.0 HiC_scaffold_1009, whole genome shotgun sequence genome window above contains:
- the LOC125197811 gene encoding pistil-specific extensin-like protein, producing MGAHILFTVAAALLLLATATTTATPECDIFHVTGSVLCQECGEGWNEWVNGANPIQGSKVSVTCLDERSRVVQYASDLTDEAGNFDVACNKYVNGKKLNPQNCYVRLVSSPDPVCNVATNFAGGKTGVKLHRPNVVYRDILKYALGSFYYTTPMCDDPDTNDQDDSEQNNY